In Ruminococcaceae bacterium BL-4, one DNA window encodes the following:
- a CDS encoding Recombinase: MIEKTYNVGIYCRLSNDDERDGESASIENQKLLLQRYVRERGWNEIDVYTDDGYSGTNFDRPGVQRLIEDAKAKRINVILVKDLSRFGRNYIEFGQYTDYLFPSIGCRFIALNNGIDTESTNGSTDVMCFLNLFNEFYSRDTSKKVKAVKKACAEDGKFMGTYPAYGYKRDPADKHHLVIDEETALVVRRIFAMRCQGMGFRAIAVVLNEAGVQPPGVLYYRRKGQSDPRNVNHQWADTTVQVILRNEVYIGNMVQGKHGTLSYKSRKLVTKPEDEWIRVEKTHEAIIPRDVWDTVVSIDQKKVRKSPAAAGRKSIFTGLVYCADCGFKMRSHNETRKYSDGHTQIFHSFICGNYSRSGKTACTIHMIYEDVLSKLVLADIREKAQYAEYDRDRLVAQITRLKDKETRSRLSSYEQELKTATVRVSELEKLMQNLYEDKCKGVIPQTVFQTLMQKYESERAEKAAALPELEQKVRAQRGNRQDADRWTDIIRRYTEITELDETILFELVDRIEVGETQKQGALRICDIKVHYRYVGNVDEALTQEKRERYEKAV; encoded by the coding sequence GAATCCGCCAGCATTGAAAATCAAAAGCTGCTTCTCCAACGGTATGTCCGTGAGCGCGGCTGGAATGAAATCGATGTATATACCGACGACGGATACTCCGGAACAAACTTCGACCGTCCCGGTGTCCAGCGATTGATTGAGGATGCCAAAGCAAAGCGCATTAACGTGATTTTAGTCAAGGACCTGTCGCGTTTCGGCAGAAACTACATTGAATTTGGGCAATACACGGATTACCTGTTTCCTTCCATTGGATGCCGCTTCATTGCGCTGAACAACGGCATCGACACGGAAAGCACCAACGGCAGCACCGATGTTATGTGTTTTTTGAACTTATTTAACGAGTTTTACAGCCGGGATACCAGCAAGAAGGTCAAGGCCGTAAAAAAAGCGTGTGCGGAGGACGGAAAATTCATGGGAACCTATCCCGCCTACGGCTACAAGCGCGACCCTGCGGATAAGCATCATCTTGTGATCGACGAGGAAACCGCGCTGGTTGTGCGCCGGATTTTCGCCATGCGCTGCCAGGGCATGGGGTTCCGTGCCATCGCCGTTGTGCTTAATGAAGCAGGCGTTCAGCCGCCCGGAGTGCTGTACTATCGGCGCAAAGGGCAAAGCGACCCGCGTAATGTCAACCATCAGTGGGCCGATACCACAGTCCAGGTTATTCTCCGAAATGAGGTTTATATTGGAAATATGGTACAGGGCAAGCACGGGACGCTTTCCTATAAATCCCGCAAGCTTGTAACCAAGCCGGAGGATGAATGGATACGGGTGGAAAAGACCCACGAAGCAATCATTCCCCGCGATGTGTGGGACACGGTTGTCAGCATTGACCAGAAGAAGGTGCGGAAGTCTCCCGCCGCCGCAGGCCGAAAAAGTATTTTCACCGGCCTTGTCTACTGCGCCGACTGCGGTTTCAAAATGCGGTCCCACAATGAAACCCGCAAGTACAGCGACGGCCATACGCAGATATTCCACTCCTTCATCTGCGGCAATTACAGCCGCAGCGGGAAAACCGCCTGCACTATCCACATGATTTATGAGGATGTGCTGAGTAAGCTCGTATTGGCGGATATCCGGGAAAAAGCGCAGTATGCGGAGTACGACCGGGACCGGCTTGTGGCGCAGATCACCCGTCTGAAGGACAAGGAAACCCGCAGCCGCCTGTCCTCTTATGAACAAGAGCTGAAAACGGCAACCGTCCGCGTTTCGGAGCTGGAAAAGCTGATGCAGAATCTCTATGAGGACAAATGCAAAGGCGTCATTCCGCAGACCGTGTTCCAGACACTGATGCAGAAATATGAATCCGAGCGCGCGGAAAAAGCCGCCGCTCTCCCGGAACTGGAACAAAAGGTCCGGGCGCAGCGTGGAAACAGGCAGGACGCGGATCGCTGGACGGATATCATCCGGCGCTATACGGAAATCACGGAGCTGGATGAAACCATCCTGTTTGAACTGGTGGACCGCATCGAGGTGGGCGAAACTCAAAAGCAGGGCGCCCTTCGCATCTGCGACATCAAGGTGCATTACCGCTACGTTGGCAATGTGGACGAGGCGCTGACGCAGGAAAAGAGGGAGCGTTATGAAAAAGCTGTATAA
- a CDS encoding Resolvase/invertase-type recombinase catalytic domain-containing protein, whose amino-acid sequence MVKNKITPLYERLSRDDELQSESNSISHQKQMLEEYARRNGFPRPTHFTDDGISGTRFDRPGSTAMMKEVEAGHVEAVIVKDMSRLERDYLKVGQIMEILRQKNVRLIAVNDGVDSARDDDDFTPFRNIMKNMRYWGKS is encoded by the coding sequence ATGGTCAAGAACAAAATAACTCCGCTATACGAACGTCTGTCCCGCGACGACGAGTTGCAGAGTGAGAGCAACAGCATATCTCATCAGAAGCAGATGCTGGAGGAATATGCCCGCAGAAACGGTTTTCCCCGTCCGACCCATTTCACCGACGACGGTATTTCCGGAACCCGGTTCGACCGACCGGGGTCCACGGCTATGATGAAGGAAGTCGAAGCAGGGCATGTCGAGGCCGTCATCGTGAAAGACATGAGCCGGTTGGAGCGCGACTATCTCAAAGTCGGCCAAATTATGGAGATTTTGCGACAAAAAAATGTCCGGCTAATTGCCGTCAACGACGGTGTGGACAGTGCCAGAGACGATGATGATTTCACTCCGTTCCGGAACATAATGAAGAACATGCGTTATTGGGGAAAGTCGTGA
- a CDS encoding Resolvase, translating into MKKLYKVGIYCRLSVDDASNSAKAKSYIPADESASIENQREILSKFVMLNGWTEVKIYADDGYSGGNFQRPGFLEMLEDARKGIINLILVKDLSRLGRDFVEVGRYTDVVFPALGCRFVSVLDCLDTEGDNTDMLHFRSLMNDYHLKDLSNKIKSVRYAKMKSGQFLSAYAPYGYRKSEDDKHKLVIDEYAADVVRRAFSMRRDGAAYGKIAAAFNQDGILPPRGYWHSLYGTGECRYSQIWTCTAVKNLLNSQVYLGNLLMNYTGSRSYKDGTMIYKPESEWIRCEATHKAIVTPEEWEAVQKINQAAKRRVENNRKPTRSLFSGKLVCADCKGPLGASTETQHRKNGTVKRYVSYCCERYIQSGRSVCSWHRIYEMTLAQIVMAEIKSDAETVTLDEAGAVEKLKRRMAQFDEQRMANTHQEIGKLRRRLQELESMTAKLYEDKVSGAISESTFSVLITKNEQERLIKAERFDALLSEVKKSDQDAADIQNWAATIRKYLNLQELDRETIDELIDHIEIGERTVVDGKRRQDVNVFYRFVGQVNREYDMQ; encoded by the coding sequence ATGAAAAAGCTGTATAAGGTCGGCATCTACTGCCGCCTGAGCGTGGACGACGCCTCCAATTCCGCGAAAGCGAAAAGCTACATCCCCGCCGACGAATCCGCCAGCATCGAAAATCAACGGGAAATCCTCTCCAAATTTGTGATGCTGAACGGCTGGACGGAGGTGAAAATCTACGCCGACGACGGGTACAGCGGCGGCAACTTTCAGCGTCCCGGTTTTCTGGAGATGCTGGAGGACGCCAGAAAAGGCATTATCAACCTAATCCTCGTCAAAGACCTGTCCCGGCTGGGACGCGACTTTGTAGAGGTGGGTCGGTACACGGACGTTGTGTTTCCCGCCCTTGGGTGCCGCTTCGTCTCCGTGTTGGACTGTCTGGACACCGAGGGCGACAATACCGATATGCTCCACTTCCGCAGTTTGATGAACGACTACCATTTGAAGGATTTAAGCAATAAAATCAAGTCCGTGCGGTACGCTAAAATGAAAAGCGGGCAGTTCCTTTCCGCTTACGCCCCTTACGGCTATCGCAAAAGCGAGGACGATAAACACAAGCTGGTGATCGACGAATACGCCGCAGACGTGGTTCGCAGAGCCTTTTCCATGCGGCGGGACGGCGCGGCCTATGGCAAGATTGCCGCCGCTTTCAATCAGGACGGCATCCTTCCCCCGCGCGGGTACTGGCACAGCCTGTACGGAACCGGCGAATGCCGGTATTCTCAAATTTGGACCTGCACAGCCGTAAAAAACCTTCTGAACAGCCAGGTCTACCTTGGAAACCTGCTGATGAATTATACCGGCTCCCGTTCCTATAAGGACGGCACGATGATTTATAAGCCGGAATCCGAGTGGATACGGTGCGAGGCAACCCATAAAGCAATCGTTACCCCGGAAGAATGGGAGGCCGTGCAAAAAATCAATCAGGCTGCAAAGCGCCGCGTTGAGAATAACCGAAAGCCGACCCGAAGCCTTTTCTCCGGCAAGCTGGTCTGCGCGGACTGCAAAGGTCCGCTTGGCGCAAGCACGGAGACACAGCATCGTAAAAACGGTACTGTAAAACGCTATGTTTCCTACTGCTGTGAGCGATATATCCAGTCGGGCCGGAGCGTTTGTTCCTGGCACCGTATTTATGAAATGACGCTGGCGCAGATCGTAATGGCTGAAATTAAATCGGACGCCGAGACCGTCACTCTGGATGAAGCCGGTGCGGTGGAAAAACTCAAGCGCCGGATGGCACAGTTTGATGAACAGCGCATGGCGAACACCCATCAGGAAATCGGAAAACTGCGCCGCCGCTTGCAGGAATTGGAGAGCATGACCGCAAAGCTCTATGAGGACAAGGTTAGCGGCGCGATCAGCGAGAGCACCTTTTCGGTGCTGATAACGAAAAACGAACAGGAGCGCCTTATCAAAGCCGAACGCTTTGACGCGCTTCTGTCCGAAGTTAAAAAATCCGACCAGGATGCCGCCGACATTCAAAATTGGGCGGCAACGATCCGCAAATATCTAAACTTACAGGAACTTGACCGGGAAACCATAGACGAGCTGATAGACCACATTGAAATTGGCGAACGCACCGTCGTTGACGGTAAGCGCAGGCAGGATGTTAACGTGTTTTATCGTTTTGTCGGGCAGGTCAACCGGGAATATGATATGCAATGA
- a CDS encoding protein of unknown function (Evidence 5 : Unknown function), with product MAIQQASLYNTGIDVKDSDELLTLSTCSYHTNDGRFVVVAKKIIS from the coding sequence TTGGCCATTCAACAGGCATCACTTTACAATACCGGTATTGATGTGAAAGATTCCGATGAACTGCTGACCCTTTCCACATGCAGTTACCATACTAACGATGGCCGCTTTGTGGTAGTGGCAAAGAAAATAATCAGTTAA
- a CDS encoding protein of unknown function (Evidence 5 : Unknown function), which produces MSKKFHSEPDIGANQPQKDYLDKLEKLIARVRTGDMDATAQFILRYNKKIVSIAFDVLQDEELAKKSAKKTLEGAVEQLRQNIRTGAFEPWLMWLTRSDALQYTQVKRLCNTQVMQQEVLQSMVTKEGDEVPANIHFTQRSPDNAASPDSSDIIHNGIPVPQSAPVLKRPPNASIFQEERDEFIESDTERQGDSIVPPINNEKHKRAGRRFKCKKRMMQRKTIVLSIIISLLCLILLWALFGTLARNFNVFPDLGYSWFDDNFFELF; this is translated from the coding sequence ATGAGCAAAAAATTTCATTCGGAACCCGATATCGGAGCAAATCAACCGCAGAAAGATTACTTAGACAAATTAGAGAAATTGATTGCAAGGGTTCGAACTGGTGATATGGATGCCACAGCGCAATTTATACTACGGTATAATAAAAAAATCGTTTCTATTGCATTTGATGTGCTGCAGGATGAAGAACTTGCTAAAAAATCCGCTAAGAAAACATTGGAAGGTGCTGTGGAACAATTACGGCAGAATATACGGACAGGTGCGTTTGAACCTTGGCTCATGTGGTTGACACGCAGTGATGCTTTACAATATACGCAAGTGAAGCGTTTATGTAATACACAGGTAATGCAGCAAGAAGTGTTACAATCAATGGTCACAAAAGAAGGTGATGAAGTACCAGCAAACATTCATTTTACCCAGAGAAGCCCAGACAATGCAGCATCACCTGATTCCTCTGACATTATCCATAATGGAATTCCTGTGCCTCAAAGCGCTCCTGTTTTAAAACGCCCGCCAAACGCTTCCATTTTTCAGGAAGAGCGCGATGAATTTATTGAAAGCGATACTGAACGTCAAGGTGATAGCATTGTACCGCCAATCAATAATGAAAAACATAAAAGGGCAGGCCGAAGGTTCAAGTGCAAAAAACGGATGATGCAGCGTAAAACTATCGTCCTAAGTATAATTATATCCCTATTATGTTTGATTCTGCTATGGGCTTTATTTGGTACACTTGCAAGGAATTTTAACGTTTTCCCGGATTTGGGCTATAGCTGGTTTGATGACAACTTTTTTGAGCTCTTTTAA